From Rutidosis leptorrhynchoides isolate AG116_Rl617_1_P2 chromosome 3, CSIRO_AGI_Rlap_v1, whole genome shotgun sequence, a single genomic window includes:
- the LOC139897921 gene encoding cyprosin-like, with the protein MRCDDLVLPLLIYSSSLSTPHSSFFRSHIAVFNMGSTIKTSLVAFFLLFLLSPTAFSAANDGLFRVGLKKKKPDQINQLTERGLTKEGTVRRNFGFNGALRSSDGDIIALKNYMDAQYYGEIGIGSPPQKFTVIFDTGSSNLWVPSSKCYFSVACLFHSKYKASKSSTYKKNGTSAAIQYGTGAISGVFSQDSVTLGDLVIKKQDFIEATKEPGLTFLAAKFDGILGLGFQSISVGKAVPVWYNMVNQGLVKEPVFSFWFNRNVDEEEGGELVFGGVDPNHFKGEHTYVPVTQKGYWQFDMGDVLIGDKTTGFCADGCAAIADSGTSLLAGPTTIITQINHAIGAAGVMSQQCKTLVNQYGKTIIEMLLSEAQADKICSQMNLCTFDGTRDVSSMIESVVDKKNGKSSGGLNDEMCTFCEMAVVWMQNQIKKNQTEDNIINYVNELCDRIPSPMGESAVECASLSSLPTIAFTIGGVKFELTPEQYVLKIGEGEVAQCISGFTAMDVAPPLGPLWILGDVFMGQYHTVFDYGNSRVGFAEAA; encoded by the exons ATGCGGTGCGATGACTTGGTTCTTCCACTACTCATATATTCCTCCTCTCTTTCAACGCCACATTCTTCATTTTTTCGGTCGCATATTGCCG TATTCAACATGGGTTCTACAATCAAAACAAGCTTGGTTGCTTTTTTTCTGTTGTTTCTTTTGTCACCTACTGCATTTTCGGCGGCTAACGATGGATTGTTTCGAGTTGGACTTAAAAAGAAGAAGCCGGACCAAATTAACCAACTTACTGAACGTGGTTTGACCAAGGAAGGAACTGTTAGAAGAAATTTCGGCTTCAATGGAGCTCTCAGGAGTTCAGATGGTGACATCATTGCACTAAAGAATTACATGGATGCTCAGTATTATGGTGAGATTGGTATTGGAAGTCCACCTCAAAAGTTCACTGTGATTTTTGATACCGGTAGCTCTAATCTGTGGGTCCCATCTTCAAAGTGCTACTTTTCA GTTGCTTGCCTTTTTCATTCTAAGTACAAGGCGAGTAAGTCGAGTACCTACAAGAAAAATG GGACTTCTGCTGCAATTCAATATGGAACTGGAGCAATATCTGGGGTTTTTAGCCAGGACTCTGTCACACTTGGTGATCTTGTTATTAAAAAGCAG GATTTTATCGAGGCAACCAAAGAGCCCGGTCTCACTTTCTTGGCAGCCAAGTTCGATGGTATACTCGGTCTTGGATTTCAGTCCATCTCTGTTGGGAAAGCTGTACCTGTGTG GTACAACATGGTTAATCAAGGTCTTGTTAAAGAACCAGTCTTCTCCTTTTGGTTTAATCGCAATGTTGATGAGGAAGAAGGTGGTGAACTTGTTTTTGGTGGGGTCGATCCTAATCATTTTAAGGGAGAACACACATATGTACCCGTGACACAAAAGGGCTATTGGCAG TTTGACATGGGTGACGTTCTTATTGGAGATAAAACTACTG GTTTTTGCGCTGATGGTTGTGCAGCAATTGCCGACTCTGGAACATCTTTATTGGCGGGTCCCACG ACTATCATCACTCAAATCAATCATGCAATTGGTGCTGCGGGTGTAATGAGCCAACAATGTAAAACATTGGTTAATCAGTATGGAAAGACTATAATTGAGATGCTCTTATCTGAG GCACAAGCTGATAAAATCTGTTCTCAAATGAATTTATGCACTTTCGATGGTACTCGTGATGTTAG TTCAATGATCGAGAGTGTGGTTGACAAGAAAAACGGGAAGTCTTCTGGTGGCTTAAATGATGAAATGTGTACTTTCTGTGAGATGGCAGTTGTTTGGATGCAAAACCAAATTAAAAAGAATCAAACTGAAGATAACATAATTAACTATGTCAATGAG CTCTGTGATCGTATACCGAGTCCAATGGGAGAATCTGCAGTTGAATGCGCCAGTCTTTCTTCTTTACCCACTATTGCCTTCACCATTGGTGGGGTAAAATTTGAGCTCACCCCAGAACAG TATGTGCTCAAAATTGGAGAGGGTGAGGTAGCACAATGCATAAGTGGATTTACAGCTATGGATGTCGCCCCTCCTCTTGGACCTCTATG GATCCTGGGAGATGTTTTTATGGGTCAATACCACACGGTGTTTGATTATGGTAACTCGCGAGTTGGATTTGCTGAAGCTGCTTGA